A region from the Benincasa hispida cultivar B227 chromosome 12, ASM972705v1, whole genome shotgun sequence genome encodes:
- the LOC120067621 gene encoding phospholipase A(1) DAD1, chloroplastic-like, with amino-acid sequence MHSAVRLRINAMKRNNVAHKWTEYQGIQNWDGLLDPLDHHLRMEILRYGRFVEAAYNSFQYDVDSPFYATCRHSKSSLMNRTGLSQTGYRLTKYLRATSGLELPHWIKKAANTAMNRSSWIGYVAVCEDKKEIARLGRRDIVIAYRGTATCLEWIENLRVPLTELPNNDSYSGQVGPRPMVETGFLSLYSSGTVGLPSLKQTIHEEVSRLLHSYAREPLSLTITGHSLGAALAILTAYDIKVTFERVPLVTVVSFGGPRVGNKDFRRSLDEQGTKVLRIVNSDDIVTKVPGFVVDDDNVEALSCPWWIKQCMMNMQSQYWLYSEVGKELKVNNKKSWYVNGGIMNMGMHHDLKTYLHLVEGFVSSNSTLDGSTKAVADGYF; translated from the exons ATGCACTCCGCCGTTCGCCTCCGCATCAACGCCATGAAGAGGAACAACGTGGCTCATAAATGGACCGAGTACCAAGGCATTCAGAATTGGGATGGTTTGTTGGACCCATTGGATCACCATCTTCGAATGGAAATCCTTCGTTACGGTCGGTTCGTCGAAGCCGCCTACAACTCCTTTCAATATGACGTTGATTCACCATTTTATGCAACATGTCGCCACTCAAAATCTTCGTTAATGAACCGAACTGGGTTGAGTCAGACCGGATATCGCCTCACCAAGTATTTACGAGCCACGTCCGGTCTAGAATTGCCACATTGGATCAAAAAGGCTGCCAACACAGCCATGAATCGATCTAGTTGGATCGGTTACGTGGCTGTGTGTGAGGACAAGAAAGAAATCGCCCGTCTCGGCCGTAGGGATATTGTGATCGCTTACAGAGGAACTGCCACTTGTTTGGAGTGGATCGAGAATTTACGTGTTCCCCTAACTGAATTGCCTAATAATGACTCATATTCGGGTCAGGTTGGGCCAAGGCCAATGGTGGAAACTGGGTTTCTGAGTCTGTATTCTTCTGGGACAGTGGGTTTGCCGAGTTTGAAGCAAACAATACATGAGGAAGTTTCTAGATTACTCCACAGTTACGCCAGAGAGCCACTGAGTCTCACTATTACTGGCCATAGCCTCGGTGCTGCCTTAGCAATACTTACGGCATATGACATCAAAGTAACATTTGAACGAGTGCCACTTGTTACTGTCGTGTCTTTTGGTGGTCCTCGCGTAG GTAACAAAGACTTTCGAAGGAGTTTGGATGAACAAGGTACAAAAGTCTTGCGCATCGTCAACTCCGACGACATTGTAACGAAGGTACCGGGATTTGTGGTCGACGACGACAATGTGGAAGCACTGTCGTGCCCATGGTGGATCAAGCAATGTATGATGAATATGCAGTCACAATATTGGTTGTACTCTGAAGTAGGGAAGGAACTGAAAGTGAACAACAAAAAGTCTTGGTATGTTAATGGAGGAATAATGAATATGGGAATGCATCATGATTTAAAGACGTACCTCCATCTTGTTGAAGGCTTTGTGAGCTCTAATTCTACGCTTGATGGTTCAACCAAGGCAGTTGCAGACGGTTACTTTTAA